The Streptomyces sp. B3I8 nucleotide sequence GGGACAGGTCGGCGAGGTCCACGCGTACGGAGGCGGCGCCGCCCTGGTCGAGGATGTCCTCACGCACGGAGAGGGCTCGGGCGAAGTACGAGGCGGCCTCGGTGAGTTCGCCGAGGCGGACGTGGACCCGGCCGAGATCGTGGAGGATGTACCCCTCACCGATCACGTCGCCGTCGTCCCGGACCATGGTGAGACTTTCGGTGAGCGCCTTGCGGGCGTCGGCGGGCTGCCCCCGGTACAGGTGCATCTGACCCGCGCGCTGCAGCACCCGGGCCTGCCCACCGAGGTATCCGACGTCGCGCCAGATCTCCAGCGCCTCGTCGAGTTCGGCCTCCACCCGGCGGACGTCGCCGCGCCGCAGCAGGATGACCGAGTGCTGGACGAGGACGGAGGCACGGGCCCAGGGGTCGTCGTCACCGAAGTCACGTTCTGCCCGCTCGAACAGCTCCGTCGCGGCGGTGTCGTGGCCGGCCAGCCGTTCCAGCAGGCCGAGGTCGCGGCGGCACAGCCCGAGGCCCTTGGTGTGCCCGAGTTCCTCGAAGAGTCCGACGGCGGTGGTCAGCGACCGACGGGCCTCGGGCAGGTTACGGCGGTTCAGGTGCAGTGAGCCCAGCGAGGCGAGCAGGGCGGCCTGGCCGAGCAGGTTGCCGCTGCGGCGTACCGCGGTCAACGCCTTGCGGTGAGTACGGGCCCAGTGGTCGAGATAGCCGCGGGCCTCGTAGAACGGGGCGAGGTTGACGGCGAGTTCCCAGGCGTAGCCGTCCTCGCCCCCCTGGGCGAGGCTCTCCACGGTCAGGCTGAGGTTCTCGCGCTCGGTGTCGAGCCATTCCAGGGGACGGCCGAGGACGGTCTCGACATGGTCGGCCGGCGGGTTCCAGCGGACGGCGGGCCCCTCGATGTAGCGGGTGCCGAGGACCCGCTCCTGCGCCTCGCCGACCAGCGTGAGCCAGGCGCCGCCCACCCGGCGGGTCGCGGACCGCCGCTCGGTCTCGTCCGATTCGGCGGCCAGCCGGTCCCGGGCGAACAGCCGGATGATGTCGTGGAAGCCGTAGCGCAGTTCCCCGGTGGCGTCGACGCCGGCGACGTCCAGCATCTGTACGTCGACCAGGGATTCCATGAGGTCGGACGGGTAAGGGTAGGCGTCCGGCACGTCGAGCAGGGCGCCACCGATCCAGCTGGGGAAGGTGGAGCCCTTGGTGAGGCTGAGCAGCCGCAGCAGGGTGCGGTCCCTCTCGGCCAGTCCGTCGTAGGTGAGGGCGAGACTGGCCCGCACGGTCATCTCGCCGTGGGTCAGTTCGTCCAGACGGCGGCGTTCGTCCGCGAGCCGCTGCACCATCGAGGCGAGCGGCCAGTGCGGGCGGGCGGCCAGCCGGGCGGCGATGATGCGCAGGGCCAGCGGCAGCCCGCCGACAGCGGCGGCCAGCGCCCTGGCGGCCTCGGGTTCGCCGCGGACCCGGTCGGCACCGACAACGTTGCCGATGAGTTCGAGTGAACGCTGTTCATCGAGTATGTCCAGAGTGACCCGGTGGGCTCCGGGGAGAGCGGTCAGCCGGGCCCTGGTCGTGACGAGCACTCCGCAGGAGTGGCCGCCGGGCAGCAGCGGAAAAATCTGCTCCTCACCGACGGCGTCGTCCAGGACGACCAGAATGCGCCGGTCGGCGAGCATGCTGCGGTAGATCTCGCTCCGCTCCTCCAGGGAGTCCGGGATGGCGGGACCGGGCAGCCCCAGGGCGCGCAGGAACCGGCCGAGGATCTCACGGGGGTCGACGGGATCGGCCCGGCCACCGCGCAGCTGGCAGTAGAGCTGACCGTCGGGAAAGTGGGACTCGGCGAGCCGGTGCGCGACCCGGGCCGCGAAGGTGCTCTTGCCGATGCCGGAGCGGCCGGTGACGACCACGATGCCTGGAGCCCCTACCCGCGAGGTGTTCGTGAGGACGCCCTCGACGTCGGCGACGAGTTGCTGGTGACCGACGAAGTCCGCGGTATCTACCGGGAGTTGGCGTGGAACGACTGCGTTGGCCTGCGTGCGGGCGTCCTCGTCCGCGGCAGCGTCGGGCTCGAGGTCCGTAGCGGGGGCGCCCTGCGCCGGCTCGGCACTGGGCAGGTGAATGCCGGCCGTGTGCACCAGCCGCAGGGAGGGGTCCTCCGTCAGGACGGCCTGTTCCAGTCGGCGCAGGTCCTCGCCGGGCTGGAGGCCCAGTTCGTCCATCAGCAGTGTGCGGCCCTGCCGGTAGGACTCAAGGGCCTCTGCCTGCCGGCCGGAGCGGTACAGGGCGAGCATCAACTGCCCGCGGAAACGTTCCCGTAAGGGATTCTCCCCCACCAGCCGGGCTATCTCGGCGGTCAGTTGGTGATGGCGACCGAGCGCGAGCTCGAGCTCGATGAAGGACTCGGTGGCCGCGAGGCGTTCCTCGTCGATGTGTTCGGCGATCCGGGCGAGCTCGTCGCTGGGGACGCCGTTCAGGCAGGGGCCGCACCACAGGCTGACCGCCGCGCGCATCAGGGCGGCAGCCTCGGCGGTGCGGCCCCCGCCGCCGAGCGCGGCGGCCTCGACGACGTTGCGCCGGAAGACGTTCAGGTCGAGCGCCGCGTCGTCGATCTGGAGGACGTAGCCGGGTGACCGGGTCTCGATGGTGGCCTCGACGCCGGCGGCGGCCAGGGTCTTGCGCAACCTGGACACACAGATCTGCACCTGGGTGCGGGCTGTCTCCGGGGGGTCCTCGGCCCACAGCAGTCGGATGAGGTGGTCCCGGTTCTGGAGCCGTCCGCTCTCCAGGAGCAGGGCGGCGAGGACGACCTGC carries:
- a CDS encoding BTAD domain-containing putative transcriptional regulator, whose protein sequence is MAGVHLEPRERAVGFTFQVLGELKVFDGQRAVPVTAGRQQVVLAALLLESGRLQNRDHLIRLLWAEDPPETARTQVQICVSRLRKTLAAAGVEATIETRSPGYVLQIDDAALDLNVFRRNVVEAAALGGGGRTAEAAALMRAAVSLWCGPCLNGVPSDELARIAEHIDEERLAATESFIELELALGRHHQLTAEIARLVGENPLRERFRGQLMLALYRSGRQAEALESYRQGRTLLMDELGLQPGEDLRRLEQAVLTEDPSLRLVHTAGIHLPSAEPAQGAPATDLEPDAAADEDARTQANAVVPRQLPVDTADFVGHQQLVADVEGVLTNTSRVGAPGIVVVTGRSGIGKSTFAARVAHRLAESHFPDGQLYCQLRGGRADPVDPREILGRFLRALGLPGPAIPDSLEERSEIYRSMLADRRILVVLDDAVGEEQIFPLLPGGHSCGVLVTTRARLTALPGAHRVTLDILDEQRSLELIGNVVGADRVRGEPEAARALAAAVGGLPLALRIIAARLAARPHWPLASMVQRLADERRRLDELTHGEMTVRASLALTYDGLAERDRTLLRLLSLTKGSTFPSWIGGALLDVPDAYPYPSDLMESLVDVQMLDVAGVDATGELRYGFHDIIRLFARDRLAAESDETERRSATRRVGGAWLTLVGEAQERVLGTRYIEGPAVRWNPPADHVETVLGRPLEWLDTERENLSLTVESLAQGGEDGYAWELAVNLAPFYEARGYLDHWARTHRKALTAVRRSGNLLGQAALLASLGSLHLNRRNLPEARRSLTTAVGLFEELGHTKGLGLCRRDLGLLERLAGHDTAATELFERAERDFGDDDPWARASVLVQHSVILLRRGDVRRVEAELDEALEIWRDVGYLGGQARVLQRAGQMHLYRGQPADARKALTESLTMVRDDGDVIGEGYILHDLGRVHVRLGELTEAASYFARALSVREDILDQGGAASVRVDLADLSLRDDDTAKAGVLLTDALEVFGRLGMAEEEGRATGLLARITTDGAAESR